The following coding sequences lie in one Syngnathoides biaculeatus isolate LvHL_M chromosome 16, ASM1980259v1, whole genome shotgun sequence genomic window:
- the atp5mf gene encoding ATP synthase subunit f, mitochondrial isoform X2 produces MDVKLGELGSWFGARDFTPNGVISAVRRGHDRYYNKYINVKKGGIGGVAMLLVGYVALSYLWEYDHIKHDRWRKYH; encoded by the exons ATGGATGTCAAACTGGGCGAGTTGGGAAGTTGGTTCGGCGCACGCGACTTCACCCCTAATGGCGTCATCTCTGCTGTGCGCAGAG GCCACGACAGATACTACAACAAGTACATTAACGTGAAGAAGGGAGGCATTGGCGGTGTTGCAATGCTGCTCGTCGGTTATGTGGCTCTCAGCTACTTGTGGGAATACGACCACATCA AACATGATCGCTGGAGGAAGTACCACTAA
- the atp5mf gene encoding ATP synthase subunit f, mitochondrial isoform X1, giving the protein MADRPVPIAEKRLMDVKLGELGSWFGARDFTPNGVISAVRRGHDRYYNKYINVKKGGIGGVAMLLVGYVALSYLWEYDHIKHDRWRKYH; this is encoded by the exons ATGGCGGACAGACCAG TTCCCATAGCTGAGAAGCGTCTCATGGATGTCAAACTGGGCGAGTTGGGAAGTTGGTTCGGCGCACGCGACTTCACCCCTAATGGCGTCATCTCTGCTGTGCGCAGAG GCCACGACAGATACTACAACAAGTACATTAACGTGAAGAAGGGAGGCATTGGCGGTGTTGCAATGCTGCTCGTCGGTTATGTGGCTCTCAGCTACTTGTGGGAATACGACCACATCA AACATGATCGCTGGAGGAAGTACCACTAA
- the slc29a4a gene encoding equilibrative nucleoside transporter 4 has translation MDVAGAERRRPTPVQTPEERDVWKDGGRAEWRDVGREGWRDGRESGVVQSYSFDSYQLEEEEISKDVPERGVLALSEPDFEELIPDDRYHGIYFAMLLAGVGFLLPYNSFITDVDYLHHKFRGTSIVFDMSLTYILVALLAVLLNNVLVERLSMHTRITVGYILALGPLVFVGVFDVWLSKFTTRQAYIINLVSVGVVAFGCTVQQSSFYGYMGMLPKRYTQGVMTGESTAGVIISLSRIFTKLLIQDERRNTVIFFLISIGMEMLCFLLHLLVRRSRFIRYYTSHGQGKGPGKGHDPHGNSTGYRVHHDVTAEEVKFGNGGVGPPTTEDAIEDFAGGAYVRFDAPKIKIRRTWPGVRDMILHRYVVSRVIWTYMVSIAVTYSITLCLFPGLESEMRNPTLEEWLPILIMATFNMSDFVGKILAALPYDWSGGRLLFFSCLRVVFIPLFIMCVYPAHAPTLAHPAWPCLFSLLMGVTNGYFGSVPMIQAAGKVAPEQRELAGNVMTVSYMTGLMVGSVVAYAAYSFTAPPQSGFFALNLHANATGF, from the exons ATGGACGTGGCGGGAGCAGAGCGCCGCAGGCCCACTCCGGTGCAGACGCCCGAGGAGAGGGACGTGTGGAAGGATGGAGGGAGAGCCGAATGGAGGGATGTAGGcagggagggatggagggacgGACGGGAGAGCGGAGTGGTGCAGAGCTACAGTTTTGACTCCTACCAGCTTGAGGAGGAAGAGATCAGCAAAGACGTCCCAGAGAGAGGAGTTCTGGCGCTGTCTGAGCCTG ACTTTGAGGAGCTGATCCCTGACGACCGTTACCATGGCATCTACTTTGCAATGCTATTGGCTGGAGTCGGGTTCCTGCTGCCCTACAACAGCTTCATCACCGACGTGGACTACCTTCACCACAAGTTCCGAG GGACGTCCATCGTGTTTGACATGAGTCTGACGTACATCCTGGTGGCCCTTTTGGCCGTCCTCCTCAACAACGTGCTGGTGGAGAGGCTCAGCATGCACACCAGGATCACTGTGG GCTACATTTTAGCGTTGGGTCCTCTGGTGTTTGTCGGCGTATTTGATGTCTGGCTGTCAAAATTTACTACCAGGCAAGCCTACATCATCAACCTGGTTTCAGTAGGGGTGGTCGCCTTTGGATGTACAG TGCAGCAGTCCAGTTTCTATGGTTACATGGGGATGCTGCCCAAGAGGTACACGCAAGGGGTGATGActggagaga GCACTGCCGGCGTCATCATCTCCTTGTctcggatcttcaccaagctgctgaTCCAAGACGAGAGGAGGAACACGGTCATCTTCTTCCTCATCTCCATCGGCATGGAAATGCTGTGCTTCCTTCTCCACCTGCTGGTGCGTCGCTCCCGCTTCATCCGCTACTACACCAGCCACGGGCAGGGAAAAGGCCCGGGCAAAGGTCACGACCCGCACGGCAACTCCACCGGCTACAGGGTTCATCATGACGTCACTGCGGAGGAGGTTAAATTT GGAAACGGTGGAGTGGGGCCACCCACAACAGAAGATGCCATTGAAGACTTTGCCGGTGGGGCGTACGTGAGATTTGATGCGCCTAAAATCAAGATCAGAAGAACCTGGCCTGGTGTCCGCG ACATGATTCTTCACCGCTACGTGGTGTCCCGTGTGATTTGGACCTACATGGTGTCCATAGCGGTGACCTACAGCATCACCTTGTGCCTGTTCCCCGGCCTGGAGTCAGAGATGAGGAACCCCACCTTAGAGGAGTGGCTGCCCATCCTCATCATGGCCACCTTCAACATGTCGGATTTTGTCGGCAAG ATTCTGGCAGCGCTGCCCTACGACTGGTCTGGAGGTCGCCTGCTCTTCTTCTCCTGCCTGAGAGTGGTCTTCATCCCTCTGTTCATCATGTGCGTGTACCCGGCACACGCCCCCACCCTGGCCCACCCCGCCTGGCcgtgtctcttctccctgctcATGGGCGTCACCAACGGCTACTTTGGGTCGGTGCCCATGATTCAGGCGGCTGGCAAAGTGGCGCCGGAACAGAGGGAGCTGGCAG GCAACGTGATGACGGTCTCCTACATGACGGGCTTGATGGTGGGCTCCGTGGTGGCGTACGCGGCTTACAGCTTCACCGCCCCTCCACAGTCGGGCTTCTTCGCGCTCAACTTACACGCCAACGCGACGGGATTCTGA